The genome window TGTATTTAATAAAAGTATTCGATCCTAATactagggtttttattttattttattttagcacaCGTTTTTATTATGATATAGGACAAGGATCACTCTTTTTGAAATGGATTAATTGCCGTTAATTCTTTAACGagaatttactaattcaatgtAATTCGTGAATAACAATGCACATGTGGCTCCCCAAGCATTTCTCCTCTAAATATTGCCAGTCTGATGCTTAACACCCAGCAAAAGAATATGCTAAACAAATTGATGATCATTATCATCTATTGAATTTAAAATGTCATTGTCCGATTGTTGTtggaattaatatatatatatatatatatatatagagagagagagagagagagagagagagagagaaaagcttaATAGGTAATACATCATacggaaaaaataaataaataagttctTAATAGGGTATTTTAAGTtgtacaaaactttttttttttttttttaatttgaaggaATATTTTCTCACCTATTATATGATAGTTTATAAAATCATCTACGTGACTAAAATTACATGattcattattatttaaagtttaaacaagTCGTATAACTATTAAATAAGTCATGTGACTAAATATACATGTATGTAATATTTTGAGTTACTGCTTGATACATTGGAAGCACTTTCCTCTAAATTGGGTTGGATGAAAATACTGTTTATTTAAAATATCTTTCACAAATAtgataaattcatattttgtcTAGTCAGAATGTTAGAATAGTAGCAAGTTGAATAAATTTAGTGACACAAACATTTTTACACATATTTATATAACTATTGTAATtagtataaataaaatagatcttAAATAAGTACATACCTTGcaaaaagttttgtaacttaacttattgacattttttaatatttttaaagaagacatttagaattcaaatcaTTTCTCCTATTGtaactattaaaatttttaaataaaaaaaggaagaaaaaaaaaaaaaaaaaaaaaaaaaaaaaaaaacgcacaTGCcctaaatgaattattaacctAGGCCAGAATTTGACTTCTTAACCTACTCTTCCAGAAACGGACCAAGCTGGTATCCTCTCGCCTTAACCAGCTGCTATGTAGTAGGAGAGATCACACCAGCTTAATAGCATGACAGTTACTGAAGTCCTAGTTCAGTGGCATGGCTGCTCACCAGAAGGTGAAACTTTGTAGAACTCACAGACTTCTCAAAACCAATTTCCTCACCTTTTTAAGAGGGCATAATGAAGATCTGTAATGATATGTTAGTGAATGAGTTGTGGCTTGCTACCTAGTGCTTTGTTATACACTAAAAGGTGCTACCTAGGTTGCATGTGTAAATTGATGTAATACTTATTGTAACTACAAGGTACGTAGTTAGGCACGTATCCTGATGAGTATAGTAGCATGTAGGGGATTATTTCATATTAATTTCAGTTAGATAAGTAGTGTAACAGACTAGGATTAGTGCATGTGACTAATTAGTAGGTTATAAGAAAGTTGAAGGTAGTTATGCCAACGGGCATAAGTAGTTGCAACACCAATTAAGTAGATTAGCCGTATCAATTAGGATTTGAGCATGTTTTCATAGAACTTTGGCCTTGTAATGAGAtctatcaaaaattaaataaatgctTGTTCTCTCTATAATATAGATAACAATAATCTGTAATATAGATTTAACAATTTATTGGTCCAACTTTCTCGTGCATAGTACAGGTTAGCAACTAGTgatattacaaaaacaataatgactacatcatcactaagggtatGCCTCAATAACTATGCCATTCAAGTTCTTAACAACTTATTAAAAGAATACATCATAGTCATATCACTTAGGGAACGCCTCAATAATAGATGGTAAAGCTGGAATTTTGATGATATTGTAGCGAGGAAAGCCTCCTTCTTCCAATACTTTCTTCCACTCAGGTTCAGTCCTTTCCTTGCCACCTGAGACGTGTGCAATCATAAGCAAATCAAATGCTATACCTGTGTCATCAAATATAGCATTACCCTCTGGCTGTAGCACAACATCTACAATAATAACTTTTCCAGTCTCTTTCGGAATTGCTTTTCggcaatttttcaaaatcttgacACAACTTTCGTCGTCCCAATCATGCATGATCCACTGCATAATTCAAAAGTGTCAATGTCACAATTAGAAACCAAATCCAATACAAATCAACTTCAACTTGTAGTATATTTTTGttccaattatttattttaattttcttaattttagtaCGAAGTGGTCCATTTAGAATACTCAATATGAAAGCTAAGATGACCATCCCACTCACCTAGATAAGTTCACCTCATCATCAGTATTGTTGAATGCTTTCATGTATAAAAATGTGCTATAAACTAGTTATTCattataaagataaaatttcaacTAAGAGTCTTTGGAAACATCAGCCATATTTTCTATGCATTCTATTCCaccatctctttttcttttctcttcgtttctttttcttttttctatttagCCCTGGGAAATGGGGGCTTGAGTTAAAAAGAATTAACATAGAATAGtaacaacaaaataatttgtataatgcccaataatataatatattatatagtttttGAGAAGTAGTAACATATGGTAGCAACTGTAGCAAAACATGACAAACTaacaatatcacaataaaacaaaaagtctcaatattcattcatttaaatattagtaATACAAACTAAGTCTTTAACACTAATAGAGCACGGTGGGATAGGGCAAGGATAAATTGTCATCCTAGTTATTAACTCTTAATAGGCAAAAAGCTATCAATTCTATTATGATGGCTATTCTAGTTTATCTATTGAAATGAGATATTTTGATGCCAATCTATTTTGATGTTCCATTTCGAGGTTAACACTAaagttattatatataaaataaatatacttAAGTTTTCATTACATAATATAATaccatatcaaattattaatttaaaataatgtacTTTTTTAATATCATCTATATAATTGACGTCACTTTTTTACTCATAAAAAACTTGTCacgtaaaatttgttgtaaaattgttatgaaattatCATAGACATAAAGTTGCtcataaaaaatagcaaacataatagcaaaaataatctAAACAACAACCATATTAGGCCAAACAACcacaaaatatttaataaaagcCCATTTTTAggcatttccaaaaaaaaaaaaatcctttaataATTCAATGATTACTCCAATCCATtctgataaatttttttttttttttaaatctctaattttctatttaatttttttaatggctatcctaaaatcataataataatcCTAGTGCCACCAGTGTGAGCaaaggaaaacaacaacaacaacaatgataataataataataatggcttaaagaaaacaaaacaaaaacatacaaCTTTTAAAAGGTTCGGTTAATGTATGTCTTTAAGATATACATTAACCAtctattttggaatttttttttataaagaattaaacaaACTGTCAAAATAGTtaatcattttttcataaatttttctaaaatagtttatatatatcCTAAAAGCATACATTAATAAAACCCTTAAATAGTATCCCTATAAACGGTACCTTCATGAAAACTGCATCAGCATTTGGAATGGCTTGAAACATGTCACCTCCAACATGTGTGACTCCATCATAAATGGGTGCCGTAGAAACAACATGTGGTAGATCAAAGTTGATGCCTTTGATGTGTGGATTGGATTTCACAACCTCAGCTATGGCAGTACCAGTTCCACCTCCCACATCCATTAATGATGCCACAGAACCAAGACCATCTTTATACTCAGAGACAAAAGTATTCATCACAATATTGGCCGTACAAGCCATGCCATCATTGAACAACTTGTTGAATTCAGGATTTACAGAGGCATAGTCCCAAATCATACGCCCATGAGCCTTCTCAAAGGCTAGGCCACCTTCTTTGACACATTGGCCAAAATAGTGCCATGGTGTCATTAGCCAAGGATGGTCCTCCATGATTAGCATAGGAGCTAGGGTCATCTTGGAATCATGCAATAGCCATCTTGATGAGTGGGTCAGGCCGTACTTTGTTTCTCCACCTTCTGATGTCTGATGTGCGGCGAAGATCTTTCTGCGGACTAGCAATCTCATGATGCGTGCGAGGTAGCTGATATCTGGGGAATGTGCATCAGGAATACCAGCAACTATCTGGGATAAGGTTATTGGTTCACCATGCATGTTTATAATGTCAGGTATGCAAAGCTCAACAGCGCATTTCACAGCCATGGTGTCTGCAAAGCTAAACATGTATTTCCATATATCAGCTTGCCCTTGTAGTTGTAGCTCTGCTTCAGCTTCTTTTGTCCCCattctcaactctctctctctctctctctcaaacgaAGTGGAACAGATGTGGTGAGAGCCTTATATAATTTTCTGAAGGGCTTTGATCATCTAGTACTTCAAAGTCAAGAGTCAAAATATTATCTGTCTGCATACGttaaatctctttttttgtaaaatacaCATCAAATCTCATcatgaataaaagtaaaatgttaaattcactaactatttttaaaaaaatgctaaatattgATATCCTCAAATAAAAGTGTATTACTAAATATGGATATCATCACATGTATGTTGTAAAATAGCGGAATCTCAAATTACcaagattgattgtgaaaatattttagactTGTGAAAGATCTTCAAACTAACAATAGAAATGAAGAAattaatccaaaagaaaatagatacAAAACACCAAGATTTACATGGTTTGGTAATAGCCTACATCCACGGGTGACGACGAAAAATTTCACTATAACAAATTTGGGATAATACAAATTGGTGTAGAAGTACTCTCACAAACCCAAATACACGCAAAtaactctctctcacaaatacaaaaccaaaaaaccaaaggtttacaaatatcaaatatgaaTTGTGCACAAACCAAAGAAAGAGCCACAAAGTAAATCCAAAAGTTGCAACGCACCAAGAGAGAGCAACTCGCCAATCTGTAGAATCAAAATCAAGTGGTAACAAACCTCTCTCACTATTTCAAATTGCAACCCACAAATatcaaataaccaaacaaagagAGAGCCTCTTTTTCTCACACACTCTAAATTTACCGCAACAACACTCTATTTATATAGGAGACTTGAGTCGGCTAGCATATCCAAAATCAAGAAGAACTAGACTtcttttccacacacaaaacGAGAATCACTCCTATTCCACATAGAATTCAAAATCAAGCAGTAGACAAGACTTCTAATAGGGCTTGATAACTTCAAACAATAGTAActtaaaaggaataaaattacTTCCTTATTCAAATCCAAAGAGGAGTCGAACTCCTAATTCAAGCCATATTCTACAAATCTCCATCTTGGCTTGAATTCTATCAAGTCTCACAAACGAAATTTGCAAACCACCATATATAAATCCTTAACAAGTCTCCACCTTGACAAGACATCTCCTAAATCACAAATGCAAAGCGCTCAATAAATTAGAGTTTTCAACAAACAAAGTGCAAATTATCCAAAATTACTTCCAAATATGCCAATGGACGCCAAATGCACCTAAAGATGGTGCCAAATCCAAATAAGAGTCCAAATCAAAGTGCATATCACCACAAACGAAACTtctccatcaccaccaccaaagCCCCTATGGGCTAATTCAAATTGCAAATTCTGAACAAGTCCAAGCAACACTTGAACTTGTATAAAGGCTTAATCATCATGTCACCAccaaaaattaacatttttggcCGAACACAAACGAATAGTGCCACAAGCTTGTCTATTAATCTTTTCCTAATCCTTGTCTGGCATCCCTTCAAGTTTGTCTTCCAAAGTAATATCGAACTCTTATTGGACCAAGACATCCATATCTTCGCATTGCCACATGCCAAAGTTATTCGTTCAATCAATTTCTCTACTTCAAATTTGGCATTAGAAACCATCATTCTAACCACCAAAGGTTTTGCAGAAGACTTTGCCAAAGCTTTCCTAGAGGAAATCGTTGAAGATTTTGTAGAGGAATCACTTGACATCTTTCTCCCTAAAAATCAAATTCACGAACCAATCACCAAAATCTCCAAAGAGAACAAATCCAAATGCCTAGGTAGCGAACCTTGGCTTTGATACCAGTTTGTTGTAAAATAGCGGAAGCTCAAATTATcaagattgattgtgaaaatattttagactTGTGAAAGATCTTCAAACTAACAATAGGAACTaagaaaattaatccaaaaaaaaaaaatagacacaaAACACCAAGATTTACGTGGTTCTGCAATAGCCTACATCCACAGAAGACGACGACGAATAAATTTCACTATAACAAATTTGGGATAATACAAATTAGTGTAGAGACACTCTTACAAACCTAAATCCCAATTATACAcaaataactctctctctcacaaatacaaaaccaaagaaccaaaGGTTTACAAATACCAAATACAAATACCAAATATCAAATACGAATTGCGCACAAACCAAAGAAAGAGCCACAAAGCAAATCCAAAAGTTGCAACgcaccaagagagagaaaatcacCAAACcgcaaaaccaaaaccaagtgGTATCAAACCTCTCTCACTATTCCAAATTACAACCCACAAATatcaaataaccaaacaaagagAGTGCATCTTTTTCTCACACACACTCTCTTACTACAGTAGCACTCTATTTGTATAGGAGACTTGAGTCGGTTAGCATATCCAAAACCAAGAAGAACTAGACTtcttttccacacacaaaaggaGAATCACTCCTATTCCACATAGAATTCAAAATCAAGTGGTGGACAAGACTTTTAATAGAGTTTGATAACTTCAAACAACAGTAACCCAAAAGGAGTAAAATTCCTTCCTTATCCAAATCCAACAAGCTAATTCAAGCCATATTCTACAATGTAGGCCGGAAGGTTCACTTCAAAGATTCATCCTCACTTCAAAAGTATATATACGTATTAGTGTATTACTAATGGTTTCTAGATTTTTACTATAAATATGTAATACATTTATTTAAATGACTATTGAACCAATTAACCACTTAGAACCTCTTACAAAAATTTCTTCACCCTTCTTAATGCCAAACCAGCTGGTCCGAGAGCAGGCTTTTCAGGGAGTTGCACACTTGCTTCGAAGAACTCTAGCCTAGGCTTGGTCATTCTCCCCATATAATCTCCAATTAAGCTTAGCAAGCAAAGCTATGTTCTTTGATCCAACAACTAATAAATCCAGGCCTCCTtctgttgggttctaagactttaggtttaaatgtattaaaacttcaatttgtaatgtcggcaaatcatgatcaaaacgttttaatcttgtttagacttgctcaaagtatttgctttttatgtaaagttggaatcgagttattgcagaatttattgtgCAATTCTGTATGGCTTattcgatcgagaattagactcgatcgatcgaaagtcatGCAGATTGTTTTCTACagaaatttccaactcagcccaagcccgtttgacgtgtagggttttatgttttgtcttaagtataaaagggaaaacttTAGCCACGTTTTGGAGATGCTCcatatgctgtgtgtgtgaatcttttgtgagatcaagaggtggttgccttcacacatacttagggtttccaagtttcaagattatgtcaagaacttggtgatcgatTCAGTTGTTgcattaagagcttaaagatacacaagcgggggtgcttgtacttgctgggaatccaagaaagaagtagtctgtggactcagAGCTGTCACGTAGTCAtagtagtaagttttctactcgaggtagcaaaaagatgttagtggtctaagtcgctattgtgtaaactttaattctttcataatggattcagttttaccttgaggatagataggttaaattctccccaggttttaccggtttagttttcctagg of Quercus lobata isolate SW786 chromosome 8, ValleyOak3.0 Primary Assembly, whole genome shotgun sequence contains these proteins:
- the LOC115958119 gene encoding xanthohumol 4-O-methyltransferase-like, which translates into the protein MGTKEAEAELQLQGQADIWKYMFSFADTMAVKCAVELCIPDIINMHGEPITLSQIVAGIPDAHSPDISYLARIMRLLVRRKIFAAHQTSEGGETKYGLTHSSRWLLHDSKMTLAPMLIMEDHPWLMTPWHYFGQCVKEGGLAFEKAHGRMIWDYASVNPEFNKLFNDGMACTANIVMNTFVSEYKDGLGSVASLMDVGGGTGTAIAEVVKSNPHIKGINFDLPHVVSTAPIYDGVTHVGGDMFQAIPNADAVFMKWIMHDWDDESCVKILKNCRKAIPKETGKVIIVDVVLQPEGNAIFDDTGIAFDLLMIAHVSGGKERTEPEWKKVLEEGGFPRYNIIKIPALPSIIEAFPK